Proteins from a genomic interval of Lycium ferocissimum isolate CSIRO_LF1 chromosome 2, AGI_CSIRO_Lferr_CH_V1, whole genome shotgun sequence:
- the LOC132041589 gene encoding berberine bridge enzyme-like 15, protein MASSISINILFSFIFLFSASCADSYTIQDQFYQCINLHSDHSIPFSTAFFTPTSNATSFNSVLKSTAQNLRWLAPSQQKPLLIFTPLIESHVQAAVICAKELKIQLRVRSGGHDYEGISYTSEMKISVPFILLDLAKLRAIKVDIEDNSAWVQAGATVGEVYYRISEKSKTHGYPAGLCTSLGIGGHITGGAYGPMLRKYGLAADNVVDARIVDASGRVLDRSLMGEDLFWAIRGGGGGSFGVLLAWKIRLVPIPSRVTVFTVSKTLETGATKVLNKWQHVAHKIDEDLFIRVIITPTNSTKGKKTVQTAYQALFLGKTDRLLDVMNHSFPELGLTRKDCVEMSWIQSVIYIAGYPSNIKPEFLLQGKSLFPKVYYKGKSDFLRVPVPKTGLEGMWKLFLQEDSPMMIWNPYGGMMGKISESSIPFPHRKGVICKILYTTAWTAGESADKHIKWIRGLYEYMGTFASKFPREAYVNYRDLDLGMNKNANSNFLEASVWGKKYFKNNYDRLVLVKTKVDPDNFFWHEQSLPILPFKVGKV, encoded by the coding sequence ATGGCTTCTTCAATCTCTATCAATATTCTTTTCTCATTCATATTCCTATTTTCAGCTTCATGTGCTGATTCATATACAATTCAAGATCAATTCTATCAGTGTATTAATCTCCATTCGGACCATTCAATCCCTTTCTCCACTGCTTTCTTCACTCCTACTTCCAATGCAACTTCATTCAACTCTGTCCTTAAATCCACTGCCCAAAATCTAAGATGGTTGGCACCTTCTCAACAAAAACCTCTGCTTATTTTCACTCCTTTGATTGAATCCCATGTCCAAGCAGCAGTCATATGCGCGAAAGAGCTAAAGATTCAGCTCAGAGTTAGAAGTGGAGGCCATGATTATGAGGGCATCTCATATACATCAGAAATGAAAATATCAGTGCCCTTTATCTTACTTGACTTAGCTAAACTTCGTGCTATCAAAGTGGACATTGAGGACAATAGTGCTTGGGTTCAAGCTGGTGCAACTGTTGGTGAAGTATACTATAGGATTTCAGAAAAAAGCAAGACACATGGTTACCCTGCTGGCCTATGCACCAGCTTAGGAATTGGTGGGCATATCACTGGAGGAGCTTATGGTCCTATGTTGAGGAAATATGGTCTTGCAGCTGACAATGTTGTCGATGCTCGGATTGTTGATGCCAGTGGCAGAGTTCTCGATAGATCCTTAATGGGGGAAGACTTGTTTTGGGCAATCAGAGGGGGTGGAGGAGGCAGTTTTGGTGTACTTTTGGCTTGGAAAATTAGACTTGTTCCAATTCCATCAAGGGTGACAGTTTTCACAGTTTCAAAGACACTGGAAACTGGTGCAACAAAAGTCCTAAACAAATGGCAACATGTTGCACACAAGATTGATGAAGATCTCTTCATCAGAGTCATCATAACTCCAACCAATTCAACAAAGGGGAAGAAAACAGTGCAGACAGCTTACCAAGCATTGTTTCTTGGCAAAACTGATAGGCTTCTTGATGTGATGAATCACAGCTTCCCTGAATTGGGATTGACACGAAAGGATTGTGTCGAAATGAGCTGGATTCAATCAGTCATTTACATTGCTGGATATCCAAGTAACATCAAGCCTGAGTTCCTACTTCAAGGGAAGTCATTGTTCCCTAAAGTATACTACAAGGGCAAATCCGATTTTCTCCGTGTACCAGTTCCAAAAACTGGACTTGAAGGGATGTGGAAGTTGTTCTTACAAGAAGATTCACCTATGATGATATGGAATCCCTATGGAGGAATGATGGGGAAGATATCAGAATCTTCAATTCCATTCCCACACAGAAAAGGGGTTATCTGCAAGATACTGTACACAACAGCTTGGACAGCTGGAGAATCTGCAGATAAACATATCAAGTGGATCAGAGGGCTTTATGAGTACATGGGCACTTTTGCATCCAAGTTTCCTAGAGAAGCTTATGTGAATTATAGAGATCTTGATTTGGGTATGAACAAAAATGCCAACTCAAACTTCTTGGAAGCTAGTGTTTGGGGGAAAAAGTATTTCAAGAACAATTATGATAGGCTTGTGCTTGTGAAGACTAAGGTTGACCCTGATAACTTCTTCTGGCATGAACAAAGTCTGCCAATCCTACCCTTCAAAGTTGGCAAAGTTTGA
- the LOC132041606 gene encoding berberine bridge enzyme-like 15, which produces MASSISIILSSFIFLVSASCAVSYTIQDQFYQCITLHSDRSIPFSTAFFTPTSNATSFTSVLNSTAQNLRGLSPSQQKPLLIFTALIESHVQAAVICAKELKVQLRVRSGGHDYESISYTSDMKISVPFILLDLAKLRDIKVNIEDNSAWVQAGATIGEVYYRISEKSKTHGYPAGLCTSLGIGGHITGGAYGPMMRKYGLGADNVVNARIVDASGRVLDRELMGEDLFWAIRGGGGGSFGILLAWKIRLVPVPSTVTVFTVAKTLETGATKVLNKWQHVADKIDEDLFIRVIISTTNSTKGKKTVQTAYQALFLGKTDRLLGVMNHSFPELGLTRKDCVEMSWIESVIYIAGYPSNIKPEFLLQGKPLSPPVYFKAKSDFLRVPLPVTGIQGMWKKFLQEDIPMMIWNPYGGMMGKISESSIPFPHRKGVICKIQYLTAWLDGDKKSADKHIKWIRGLYEYMGAFVSKFPREAYVNYRDLDLGMNRNAKSNFLEASVWGKKYFKNNYDRLVLVKTKVDPDNFFWHEQSLPILPFKVGKDGKSLIH; this is translated from the coding sequence ATGGCTTCTTCAATCTCTATCATTCTTTCTTCATTCATATTCCTAGTTTCAGCTTCATGTGCTGTTTCATATACAATTCAAGATCAATTCTATCAATGCATTACTCTTCATTCCGATCGTTCGATTCCCTTCTCCACAGCTTTCTTCACTCCTACTTCCAATGCTACTTCATTCACCTCTGTCCTTAACTCCACTGCCCAAAATCTAAGGGGTTTGTCACCTTCTCAACAAAAACCTCTCCTTATTTTCACTGCTTTGATTGAATCCCATGTCCAAGCAGCGGTCATTTGCGCGAAAGAGCTAAAAGTACAGCTTAGAGTTAGAAGTGGAGGTCATGATTATGAAAGCATATCTTATACATCAGATATGAAAATATCAGTGCCCTTTATCTTGCTTGACTTAGCTAAACTCCGCGATATCAAAGTGAACATTGAGGATAACAGTGCTTGGGTTCAAGCTGGTGCGACGATAGGTGAAGTCTACTATAGGATTTCGGAGAAAAGTAAGACACATGGTTATCCTGCTGGCTTATGCACCAGTTTAGGAATTGGCGGTCATATTACTGGTGGAGCTTATGGTCCTATGATGAGAAAATATGGTCTTGGAGCTGACAATGTAGTCAATGCTCGCATTGTTGATGCTAGTGGCAGAGTTCTTGATAGAGAATTAATGGGAGAGGACTTGTTTTGGGCAATCAGAGGGGGTGGAGGAGGCAGTTTTGGTATACTTTTAGCTTGGAAAATTAGACTTGTTCCTGTTCCATCAACTGTCACAGTTTTCACAGTTGCAAAAACACTGGAAACTGGTGCAACAAAAGTACTAAACAAATGGCAACATGTAGCAGACAAGATTGATGAAGATCTCTTCATCAGAGTCATCATAAGTACAACAAATTCAACAAAGGGGAAGAAAACCGTGCAAACAGCTTACCAAGCACTGTTTCTTGGCAAAACTGATAGGCTTCTTGGTGTGATGAATCATAGCTTCCCTGAATTAGGATTGACGCGAAAGGATTGTGTCGAAATGAGCTGGATTGAATCAGTCATTTATATTGCTGGATATCCAAGTAACATTAAGCCTGAGTTCCTACTTCAAGGGAAGCCATTATCCCCTCCAGTATACTTCAAGGCTAAATCGGACTTTCTCCGTGTACCACTTCCAGTAACTGGAATTCAAGGGATGTGGAAGAAGTTTTTACAAGAAGATATACCTATGATGATATGGAATCCTTATGGCGGAATGATGGGGAAGATATCAGAATCTTCAATTCCATTCCCACACAGAAAAGGGGTCATCTGCAAGATACAATACTTAACTGCTTGGTTAGATGGAGACAAGAAATCTGCAGATAAACATATCAAGTGGATCAGGGGGCTTTATGAGTACATGGGCGCTTTTGTATCCAAGTTTCCTAGAGAAGCTTATGTGAATTATAGAGATCTTGATTTGGGTATGAACAGAAATGCTAAATCAAATTTCTTGGAAGCTAGTGTATGGGGGAAAAAGTATTTCAAGAATAATTATGATAGGCTTGTGCTTGTGAAGACTAAGGTTGATCCAGATAACTTCTTCTGGCATGAACAAAGTCTGCCAATCCTTCCCTTCAAAGTTGGCAAAGATGGGAAAAGTTTGATTCACTGA
- the LOC132041612 gene encoding vacuolar protein sorting-associated protein 2 homolog 2, producing MTVATRGIEREIASLQMEEKKLVAEIKKTAKTGNEAATKILARQLVRLRQQIVNLQGSRAQIRGVATHTQALYASTSMSTGMKGATKAMTAMNKQMAPAKQVKVIREFQKQSSQLDMTIEMMSESIDETLDKDEAEEETEELTNQVLDEIGVDIASQLSSAPKGRIASKKVENVAPPSSDTAADVEELEKRLASLRRI from the exons ATGACTGTTGCTACCAGAG GCATTGAACGGGAGATTGCATCTTTACAAATGGAG GAGAAGAAGTTAGTTGCAGAGATCAAGAAAACAGCCAAAACAGGAAACGAG GCCGCCACTAAAATTCTAGCTCGTCAACTTGTGCGCCTGCGGCAACAAATTGTCAATTTGCAAGGTAGTCGTGCTCAGATTAGGGGTGTAGCAACTCATACACAG GCACTATATGCTAGCACCTCTATGTCTACTGGAATGAAAGGTGCAACTAAAGCAATGACTGCCATGAACAAG CAAATGGCACCTGCAAAACAAGTTAAAGTGATCAGAGAGTTCCAGAAGCAGTCATCACAGCTGGACATGACA ATTGAGATGATGTCAGAGTCCATTGATGAGACTTTGGATAAAGATGAAGCTGAAGAAGAAACCGAGGAGCTTACAAACCAG GTGCTGGACGAGATTGGTGTGGACATTGCATCGCAG TTATCTTCAGCTCCAAAAGGTCGGATTGCATCGAAGAAAGTCGAAAATGTTGCCCCTCCTAG TTCTGACACTGCTGCGGATGTTGAAGAACTTGAGAAGAGGTTGGCCTCTCTTCGAAGAATTTGA